In Arthrobacter ramosus, one DNA window encodes the following:
- a CDS encoding TadE family type IV pilus minor pilin: MTPRRGSKRDVFPERDNGAVTAEFAVALPTVLLLLALLLAGSAAGITQLRLEEAARAGARALARGDGHAAVDGIVRRLAGDAASVVIAEDGEWINVTVSARAVGPLGSLIPWWLSATASARGEAPQSSAATAPLLAVGGGVVDFNEAMPLLGLQAAVKEVAA, encoded by the coding sequence ATGACACCGCGCCGGGGTTCTAAGCGAGATGTTTTCCCTGAGAGGGACAACGGTGCCGTCACTGCGGAATTCGCCGTGGCCCTACCCACCGTCCTGCTTCTTTTGGCCTTGCTTCTGGCAGGATCGGCCGCTGGAATTACGCAGCTTCGCTTGGAAGAGGCGGCCAGGGCAGGAGCCAGGGCCCTCGCCCGCGGAGATGGCCACGCGGCCGTAGACGGAATCGTTCGAAGACTGGCAGGCGATGCCGCCTCGGTCGTCATTGCGGAAGACGGCGAATGGATAAACGTCACAGTCTCCGCCCGGGCCGTCGGCCCGTTGGGCTCTCTCATCCCGTGGTGGCTTTCGGCGACGGCATCTGCAAGGGGAGAAGCCCCGCAGTCGTCAGCAGCCACTGCGCCCCTCCTCGCCGTCGGAGGCGGCGTTGTGGACTTCAACGAGGCTATGCCGTTGCTTGGGCTCCAAGCCGCCGTGAAAGAGGTCGCGGCGTGA
- a CDS encoding Rv3654c family TadE-like protein codes for MRVGIARVGDGCREAEHGSGTVLAVVLGFVVMICMAAALTMAQAMAMAHRAASAADLAALAGADAARGLTTGDPCVVASETAARHGASLSACRVGEGGIVEIRTELDRGAVFGTATGRSRAGPPP; via the coding sequence GTGAGGGTTGGTATCGCCCGCGTCGGCGATGGTTGTCGCGAGGCGGAGCACGGCTCGGGAACCGTTCTGGCCGTTGTCCTGGGCTTTGTTGTCATGATCTGCATGGCGGCGGCGTTGACCATGGCCCAGGCCATGGCGATGGCCCACCGCGCAGCATCTGCCGCCGATCTCGCTGCCCTCGCAGGAGCTGACGCGGCCCGCGGCCTGACAACCGGAGATCCTTGCGTGGTCGCCAGCGAAACGGCTGCGCGGCACGGAGCCTCGTTGTCGGCTTGCAGAGTGGGCGAAGGCGGGATCGTAGAGATCCGCACTGAGCTGGACCGCGGCGCAGTCTTCGGGACCGCAACCGGCCGCTCTCGGGCCGGGCCGCCTCCTTAA